Proteins encoded within one genomic window of Triticum aestivum cultivar Chinese Spring chromosome 2D, IWGSC CS RefSeq v2.1, whole genome shotgun sequence:
- the LOC123051990 gene encoding probable glucomannan 4-beta-mannosyltransferase 7 isoform X2 codes for MEAAEIGGALLFALAAAAALFAAVSTGAVDFSHPPAVGGRVDFQEAISWFIGVFDGSSSSSSAAGGVSLAEVYELWVRVRGRVIAPALQVAVWACMVMSVMLVVEALYNCVVSLGVKAVGWRPEWRFKWEPLAGDDEEKGGAHYPMVLVQIPMYNELEVYKLSIGAACELQWPKDRIIVQVLDDSTDPFIKNLVELECESWAVKGLNIKYATRSSRKGFKAGALKKGMECDYAKQCEYVAIFDADFQPEPDFLLRTVPFFVHNPEVALVQARWSFVNDTASLLTRVQKMFFDYHFKVEQEAGSATFSFFSFNGTAGVWRTAAIKEAGGWKDRTTVEDMDLAVRATLKGWKFVYVGDIRVKSELPSTYKAYCRQQFRWSCGGAHLFRKVAKDILTAKDVSLIKKFHMLYSFFLVRRVMAPTVACILYNIILPISVMIPELFLPVWGIAYIPTVLLVVTAIRHPK; via the exons ATGGAGGCTGCAGAAATCGGCGGCGCTCTCCTgttcgccctcgccgccgccgcggccctcttcgccgccgtctccaccggcGCCGTCGACTTCAGCCACCCGCCTGCCG TGGGCGGGCGGGTGGACTTCCAGGAGGCCATCTCGTGGTTCATCGGCGTCTTCgatggctcctcctcctcctcgtcggcggcGGGGGGCGTGTCGCTGGCGGAGGTGTACGAGCTGTGGGTGCGGGTGCGGGGCCGGGTGATCGCGCCGGCGCTGCAGGTGGCCGTCTGGGCGTGCATGGTGATGTCGGTGATGCTGGTGGTGGAGGCCCTGTACAACTGCGTGGTCAGCCTCGGCGTCAAGGCCGTCGGCTGGCGCCCCGAGTGGCGGTTCAAGTGGGAGcccctcgccggcgacgacgaGGAGAAGGGGGGCGCCCACTACCCCATGGTCCTCGTGCAGATACCCATGTACAATGAGCTGGAG GTGTACAAGCTGTCGATAGGCGCGGCATGTGAGCTCCAGTGGCCAAAGGACAGGATAATCGTCCAAGTGCTGGACGACTCCACCGATCCGTTTATCAAG AACTTGGTGGAGCTTGAATGTGAAAGCTGGGCGGTCAAGGGTCTGAACATCAAGTATGCCACGAGAAGCAGCCGGAAGGGGTTTAAAGCAGGAGCCCTGAAGAAAGGAATGGAATGTGACTATGCCAAGCAGTGCGAATATGTTGCCATATTTGATGCTGATTTCCAGCCTGAACCAGACTTCCTTCTCAGAACAGTGCCGTTCTTCGTGCACAATCCAGAAGTTGCTCTTGTTCAAGCTCGGTGGTCGTTCG TGAATGACACCGCGAGCCTGTTGACAAGGGTACAAAAGATGTTCTTTGATTACCATTTCAAAGTTGAGCAAGAAGCAGGATCAGCAACCTTTTCCTTCTTCAGCTTCAATG GAACCGCTGGAGTGTGGCGTACAGCAGCCATCAAAGAGGCAGGAGGTTGGAAGGACCGCACTACAGTTGAAGACATGGACTTGGCAGTCCGAGCAACCCTAAAGGGTTGGAAATTTGTATATGTCGGGGATATCAGA GTTAAGAGTGAATTGCCATCTACTTACAAGGCCTACTGTCGACAGCAATTTCGGTGGTCCTGTGGTGGTGCACATTTATTCCGAAAAGTAGCAAAAGATATTTTGACTGCTAAG GATGTATCTCTCATCAAGAAGTTCCATATGCTCTATAGCTTCTTCTTGGTTCGGAGAGTCATGGCCCCTACTGTCGCGTGTATTCTCTACAATATCATACTTCCGATCTCAGTTATGATCCCAGAACTATTCCTACCAGTCTGGGGCATCGCATATATTCCCACAGTACTTTTAGTGGTCACAGCCATTAGACATCCAAAGTAA
- the LOC123051990 gene encoding probable glucomannan 4-beta-mannosyltransferase 7 isoform X1 encodes MEAAEIGGALLFALAAAAALFAAVSTGAVDFSHPPAVGGRVDFQEAISWFIGVFDGSSSSSSAAGGVSLAEVYELWVRVRGRVIAPALQVAVWACMVMSVMLVVEALYNCVVSLGVKAVGWRPEWRFKWEPLAGDDEEKGGAHYPMVLVQIPMYNELEVYKLSIGAACELQWPKDRIIVQVLDDSTDPFIKNLVELECESWAVKGLNIKYATRSSRKGFKAGALKKGMECDYAKQCEYVAIFDADFQPEPDFLLRTVPFFVHNPEVALVQARWSFVNDTASLLTRVQKMFFDYHFKVEQEAGSATFSFFSFNGTAGVWRTAAIKEAGGWKDRTTVEDMDLAVRATLKGWKFVYVGDIRVKSELPSTYKAYCRQQFRWSCGGAHLFRKVAKDILTAKDVSLIKKFHMLYSFFLVRRVMAPTVACILYNIILPISVMIPELFLPVWGIAYIPTVLLVVTAIRHPKNLHILPFWILFESVMTMHRMRAALSGLFELSEFNEWVVTKKTGNNFEDNEVPLLQKTRKRLRDRVNFREIVFSAFLFFCASYNLVFPGKTSYYFNLYLQGLAFVCLGLNFTGTCSCCQ; translated from the exons ATGGAGGCTGCAGAAATCGGCGGCGCTCTCCTgttcgccctcgccgccgccgcggccctcttcgccgccgtctccaccggcGCCGTCGACTTCAGCCACCCGCCTGCCG TGGGCGGGCGGGTGGACTTCCAGGAGGCCATCTCGTGGTTCATCGGCGTCTTCgatggctcctcctcctcctcgtcggcggcGGGGGGCGTGTCGCTGGCGGAGGTGTACGAGCTGTGGGTGCGGGTGCGGGGCCGGGTGATCGCGCCGGCGCTGCAGGTGGCCGTCTGGGCGTGCATGGTGATGTCGGTGATGCTGGTGGTGGAGGCCCTGTACAACTGCGTGGTCAGCCTCGGCGTCAAGGCCGTCGGCTGGCGCCCCGAGTGGCGGTTCAAGTGGGAGcccctcgccggcgacgacgaGGAGAAGGGGGGCGCCCACTACCCCATGGTCCTCGTGCAGATACCCATGTACAATGAGCTGGAG GTGTACAAGCTGTCGATAGGCGCGGCATGTGAGCTCCAGTGGCCAAAGGACAGGATAATCGTCCAAGTGCTGGACGACTCCACCGATCCGTTTATCAAG AACTTGGTGGAGCTTGAATGTGAAAGCTGGGCGGTCAAGGGTCTGAACATCAAGTATGCCACGAGAAGCAGCCGGAAGGGGTTTAAAGCAGGAGCCCTGAAGAAAGGAATGGAATGTGACTATGCCAAGCAGTGCGAATATGTTGCCATATTTGATGCTGATTTCCAGCCTGAACCAGACTTCCTTCTCAGAACAGTGCCGTTCTTCGTGCACAATCCAGAAGTTGCTCTTGTTCAAGCTCGGTGGTCGTTCG TGAATGACACCGCGAGCCTGTTGACAAGGGTACAAAAGATGTTCTTTGATTACCATTTCAAAGTTGAGCAAGAAGCAGGATCAGCAACCTTTTCCTTCTTCAGCTTCAATG GAACCGCTGGAGTGTGGCGTACAGCAGCCATCAAAGAGGCAGGAGGTTGGAAGGACCGCACTACAGTTGAAGACATGGACTTGGCAGTCCGAGCAACCCTAAAGGGTTGGAAATTTGTATATGTCGGGGATATCAGA GTTAAGAGTGAATTGCCATCTACTTACAAGGCCTACTGTCGACAGCAATTTCGGTGGTCCTGTGGTGGTGCACATTTATTCCGAAAAGTAGCAAAAGATATTTTGACTGCTAAG GATGTATCTCTCATCAAGAAGTTCCATATGCTCTATAGCTTCTTCTTGGTTCGGAGAGTCATGGCCCCTACTGTCGCGTGTATTCTCTACAATATCATACTTCCGATCTCAGTTATGATCCCAGAACTATTCCTACCAGTCTGGGGCATCGCATATATTCCCACAGTACTTTTAGTGGTCACAGCCATTAGACATCCAAA AAATTTGCACATTCTGCCATTTTGGATTTTGTTCGAGAGTGTGATGACAATGCATCGCATGAGAGCTGCCCTCTCtggtctattcgaattatcagagTTTAACGAGTGGGTCGTGACAAAGAAAACAGGGAACAATTTTGAAGATAATGAAGTTCCCTTGTTACAGAAAACAAGGAAAAGATTAAGAGACAG GGTTAATTTTCGCGAGATTGTATTTTCGGCGTTTCTTTTCTTCTGTGCATCGTACAACCTTGTATTCCCTGGCAAGACTAGCTACTATTTTAATCTCTATCTCCAAGGACTAGCATTTGTATGTCTAGGGCTA